A region from the Flavobacterium enshiense genome encodes:
- a CDS encoding S46 family peptidase — MKFLRLLIILFVLPIYAQQGGMWVPSLLKGMNETEMKNLGMKISAEDIYSVNHSSLKDAVPHFDGGCTAEVISPKGLILTNHHCGFDNIQSHSSVEHDYLTDGFWAYKMEDELPNKDLFVTFIIRIDDVTNKVLEGVINLPTETEKQKKIQENIAMLNKTLPKETWQENSIRTFYDGNQYLLFVTETYKDVRLVGAPPSSIGKFGSDTDNWVWPRHTGDFSLFRIYAGKDNRPAEYSKDNVPYTPKHFFPVSIQGVKENDFTMVMGYPGRTQEYLPSYAVEQIVNSLNPAKIEIRDRALKTQDGFMRKDNAIKIQYAAKYAQVANYWKKWIGESKGLKKTNAVANKQQFEKDFTAKVEKAGKQAEYGNILADFKTTYNAIAPYALARDYFSEVVLRNTEILSFGYKLYQLEQVYNTKGEQAFKDRKANLIAGFEPLYKDFNAKVDEKVFEQLIELYSKKSPQQFLPENIKNINPETTAKSIFANSKLTSYDGLKGLLEGDAKSVIAKMNQDPGFALVKTIADAYNKNVAPKYDELNMKNIALQRTYMKAILELSPKSARIFPDANSTLRVTYGKVKGYKPSDAVSYEPITYLDGVMEKYIPGDYEFNVPQKLIDLYNAKDYGQYADKNGKMPVAFIATNHTTGGNSGSPALDAQGNLIGLNFDRVWEGTMSDIQYDPSICRNIMVDMRYVLFVIDKYAGAKNLIEEMKLVTPTTKKKK, encoded by the coding sequence ATGAAATTTTTAAGACTCCTTATTATTTTATTCGTTCTGCCAATTTATGCTCAGCAAGGCGGCATGTGGGTTCCTTCTTTACTGAAAGGAATGAACGAAACCGAAATGAAAAATTTGGGAATGAAAATCTCGGCTGAAGATATTTATTCCGTAAACCATTCCAGTTTAAAAGACGCGGTTCCTCATTTTGACGGAGGCTGTACTGCCGAAGTAATTTCTCCGAAAGGACTAATCCTGACCAACCACCACTGTGGGTTTGACAACATCCAGAGCCATTCTTCAGTTGAGCACGATTATTTGACTGACGGTTTTTGGGCTTATAAAATGGAAGATGAACTTCCTAACAAAGATCTATTCGTAACCTTTATCATCCGCATTGACGATGTTACCAATAAAGTTTTGGAAGGCGTTATCAACCTTCCGACAGAAACGGAAAAACAAAAGAAAATACAGGAAAACATTGCGATGCTGAACAAAACCCTTCCTAAAGAAACATGGCAGGAAAACAGTATCAGAACGTTTTACGACGGAAACCAATATCTTTTATTTGTTACCGAAACCTATAAAGATGTACGTTTAGTAGGCGCTCCGCCTTCGTCAATCGGAAAATTCGGTTCGGATACAGACAACTGGGTTTGGCCGCGTCATACCGGCGACTTTTCGTTGTTCCGTATTTATGCAGGAAAAGACAACCGTCCGGCAGAATACTCCAAAGACAACGTACCGTACACACCGAAACACTTCTTCCCGGTTTCTATACAAGGTGTAAAGGAAAACGATTTCACCATGGTAATGGGTTATCCTGGAAGAACACAGGAATACTTGCCTTCTTATGCCGTAGAACAAATCGTAAACTCATTAAACCCTGCTAAAATTGAAATTCGTGACCGCGCCTTAAAAACGCAAGACGGCTTCATGAGAAAAGACAATGCCATCAAAATTCAATATGCTGCCAAATATGCTCAAGTGGCCAATTACTGGAAAAAATGGATCGGAGAATCAAAAGGTCTGAAGAAAACAAATGCGGTTGCCAACAAACAACAATTTGAAAAAGACTTCACCGCTAAAGTTGAAAAAGCAGGGAAACAGGCGGAATACGGAAACATATTAGCAGATTTCAAAACCACTTACAACGCTATTGCTCCTTACGCATTGGCCCGTGATTACTTTTCGGAAGTTGTTTTAAGAAATACCGAAATCTTAAGTTTCGGATACAAGCTATACCAATTAGAGCAGGTTTACAACACTAAAGGTGAACAGGCTTTTAAAGATAGAAAAGCAAACCTTATTGCTGGGTTCGAACCTTTATACAAAGATTTCAACGCTAAAGTAGACGAGAAAGTTTTCGAGCAATTGATTGAATTGTATTCTAAAAAATCTCCGCAACAGTTTTTGCCGGAAAACATTAAAAACATCAATCCGGAAACTACAGCCAAATCCATTTTCGCCAATTCGAAACTGACTTCTTACGATGGCTTAAAAGGATTATTGGAAGGCGATGCAAAATCCGTAATCGCTAAAATGAATCAGGATCCCGGATTTGCACTTGTAAAAACGATCGCTGACGCTTACAATAAAAATGTTGCTCCGAAATACGATGAGTTAAACATGAAAAACATCGCACTGCAACGTACTTACATGAAAGCAATATTGGAATTGAGTCCGAAATCAGCACGTATTTTCCCGGATGCCAACAGCACCCTTCGCGTTACTTACGGAAAAGTGAAAGGGTACAAACCTAGTGATGCAGTAAGCTACGAACCGATAACCTATTTGGACGGAGTGATGGAAAAATACATCCCTGGAGATTATGAGTTCAACGTTCCTCAGAAGCTGATTGACTTATACAATGCGAAAGATTATGGTCAGTATGCCGATAAAAACGGAAAAATGCCAGTGGCTTTCATAGCAACGAATCATACAACTGGAGGAAATTCAGGAAGCCCGGCTTTAGACGCTCAAGGAAACCTGATTGGACTAAATTTTGACCGTGTTTGGGAAGGAACTATGAGTGACATTCAATACGACCCGTCAATATGTAGGAATATTATGGTCGATATGCGCTATGTTTTATTCGTAATCGATAAATATGCCGGTGCTAAAAACCTGATTGAAGAAATGAAATTAGTTACACCGACAACTAAGAAGAAAAAATAA